The sequence ACAATTAAATCTTTAATTGGAGCGATTATTGCGACAAATGGCGAATTTTATATCAATGGTTTAGAAGCAACTTCTGTTGATGCCAAGAAAACAATTGGTTATATTCCTGAAAATGCTCGTTTTCCGAAGCATTTAAAATCTTTAGAGTATTTAGCTGAAATGGGATATTTACGGGGAATTCCTTATAAAGAAGCAAAAGCAAAAGCCCGCAAAATTTTAGTTAGTTTAAATTTAATTAAGTTTAAATCAAAAAATCCTAATACGTTTTCATCAGGGATGAAAAAGAAAATTCTGTTAGCACAAGCTTTAATGGCCGATCCAGAAGTTTTGATTTTAGATGAGCCAGCTGCTAATTTAGATCCAACAGCGCGCCAAGAATTATTTAATGATTTAATCAAATTACGTGATCAGGGTAAAACAATCTTAATTTGTTCGCATATTTTATCGGAGTTACAAGATATTGCCGATGAAATTACGATTTTAAATTATGGAAAAGTTGTCTATTATGGCGAAGTTATTAATGCTTCACATAATTACTTTCAATTCACGGTAATGGAACCAGAAATGCTAGAAAAATTGGGTCAAGAAATTAAAAAATTGGGCTATGAAATTATTCACCAATTTGCTGATTCTTATGTTATTAAATTAAATGATACAAAAAATGAAATTAAACGGATTGCCTTTGCCGCTTTTGAACAAAAAATTATTTTAATTGGGATTCAACCATACTTTACTAATATTACAAAAATTTATGATGATGTTGTTTTCTCAAATAATAAGAACTTTGGTCAGGCATCAGCCTTAGTTTCATAATACAAAATATTTTAAAAAATCTTTAAATAATGATTTTTTCCGATATAATAATGGTTGGAAGATATAAATCAATTTAAAGATTTTTTTATTGATGGTATAAACCATTTTTCAGCATTTATGAAGAAAATGCAAACAGATATTTACAACAAAAAGGAGGAACAAAATTGTGACAACAGTTTTAACAAAACGTGAACAAACGCTACGTTATGAAAAACCTTGAAAAACCATTTTAATTTTTTGTTTGCCAACCGTTTTTTTAATGATTGTGCAAGGGCTATACAATATTTTAGATAAAAGTTTAGCCCAAGTCTTTGCGGCACCAGATGCAATTCATAATCAATACTATATTGATATGTATAATCAAATGAAGGGGACATTGGTAAATGAAATTCCCTTAGCTGATATGCGCTCATTTATTAATGTTGCAACACAATATGCTTCACAAACATATAATTTATTGTGAGCTTTTAGTGTTATGTTTGGGATGGGTTGTGCAATGAATTTCTCAATTGCTTTTGGGAAACGTGATACTCATAAAATGCAAGAGTTATCAGGAAATGCTTTTGCGGTAACAACATTATTCTCAATTTTAATTTCTTTTATTATTTTTAGTCTCGTTTATCCTGGATGAGGAGCAGTTTTTATTACTTCTCAAATGGGGTCACATTTTAATCCAATTACCCAAGCATTATGTTGAAATTATACAATTCCAATGTTATTAGCAACACCAATGATGTTTTTAAGTTATTACTTTATTTCATTAATTCGTAGTGAAGGACGAATGAAATGAGTAATGGCAATGGTTGTTAGTTCATTAGCAATTAATGCCGGGGTCGCAATTTTCTTTATGCGCGTTGTTCATTTAGAAATGGCTGGAGCCATGTTAGGAACAGTTTTTTCATGAATTGTCCAAGTAATTTGAGGATTTTTCATTGTCTTTAAAACAAAAGATAGTTATGCCAAATTTACCTGAGCTAATTTAGTTAATATTAAATTAAACAATATTTGGCAGTTTATGCGGGCAGGATTCCCAAACTTTATTATTAATGGGGCAATTGTGATTACTTCATATGTTTCAACAATGTTAGTTGTTCAATTACCAAATCAAGATTTTAATGATGGGGTTTCGGTCTTACAAGAATTGTACTCTTCAATGGTACCGTGAATGACCTTGATTTTATCGGCGGGAATTGGGATGACGCAAGGATCAAGAACAATTTTAGCTTATAATTTTGGCGCCGAAAAATACCAACGGATTTGACAAATTTTAAAACGAGTTAGCATCATTATCATTGCCTGATTTGTTTTAATGTTAATTGTTATCATTTCATTTGGACAGCAAATGATGGAATTATTTGCCTTTCCCCATGAATATGCTGTGCAATATCGTTGATGAATTGTTATTAACTTTGCAACGTATCCATTTTGTGGGTTTACCTATATTGCTTTAACATTATTCCAAGGAATTAATCGTTCATTCTTAGCAACACTTACAAGTAGTTTACGAACAGTGATTGTTATTTTACCATTAATTGGGATTGGTTATGCTGTTAGTGTTAAAACTGGGAACCCAATCTTCTTCTATATTTTTATTGGTCTAACCGATCTTTGTTCGGCGGCGATTATTATTCCAATTTTAGCCTACTTTTGGTTTAAATATCGGACAAAACTGATTGATAAACCAGATGATTATGAACATGATCAAATTAGCGAAACACATCATCTTAGAAAAACAAAGAAAAACTTGGTTAACCCGAAAGAATAGGGACCAAGTTTTTTATTGTTCACTAATAACAACTCAACGTTCTTTGGCTGAAAAGTGATAACATTTTTTATGATAGTTATTAATACTAAAGTTTGGTAAGTTTGTTAAAGTAGTAATGTACTGCGGATCTTCAATTTTTTCCTGACATTTTTCACAGACAATATTATTAACCATTGCCAATAAACTATCTTTTTTAACAACTTGTAGTTTTTTCAGTTTTCCTTTACTAATTTTTGTGGCAATTTGTTCAAGGTTACTTTTACTAGTTTTTGTTACATATTCGGTTAAATAAAGCTTAATCGGGCGAAAACCCATTTTTCGGTAAAGATTATAACCTTGTGGAGTCGCAATTAAACCGACTAAGTCATAACCATGGGAAACGGCACGATGTAAGAGATGATTAATCATTTTCTTTGCCAACCCTTGGTGACGAAAATCAGGGTGCGTAGCGATATCATCGATAATAACAAGGTCTTTTTCAAAATAAATGTTTCCTGTTACTGCTGGTTGGTCATTTTTATATAATAAATCAATTTCCGCAACATCATCATCTTTATTTAATTTTAATAATGTTTTATAAAATAAATAATCTCAACTTTTTGGTCCCATTGCTGCTTTAAGAATGTTACTAAAGTCATTTAATCTTTTTTTATTATTAACTCGTCGGAATTTAATCGTTTGATCATCAACATTTTTCTGTTGTTTTTTCAATTTTTTAACATCCATAATCATCCCAATTAAGTTATCATTTTGAACTAACCCAATTGATTCAAAAAACTGGTTTTCTTGGATATCAATTTTATCCCGAATTGTATATCAAATAAAATCAAGGTCATTATCAACATAATCTTGGACTAATTCTTTTACCCGTTCAGCATCTTCTTGATAATCTAACTGGGTACTAATGGCAATCGTATATTTTGACCCTTCATCACTAATAATATCGGACATATAGATTTCATTTTCATGGTCAATTAGCTCATTTTTTAAAGTTTGATCAATAAAAGGGTTAGTCATATAACGCACAAAATTTTGGGCTAATTGGGTTGCTTCAACCGCCCCTTTGAACTTGAACATTCGTTTTACTTTATAATTTAACCGGTATTTTTTCCGCCTCATACTTGTTTGTTTCTCCCATGCTAGTTTATATGTTTTATTATAGCCCAATCTAATCTGATTTGGTGAAAAAATAAAAAAAATAAATATCTTATTGTATTTTAACGAGATATCGTTATAATTAATTATGGTTGTTTCAGTTTCAACCGCTCTTTGACTTTTAAGTACCAAAAGGATTTGAAACACGAATCTACTTACTAGGCGAGTATAAACTGGAGGTGTAAATAAATGTTTGCAATTATTAAAACTGGTGGAAAACAAATTAAAGTATCACAAGGTGATGAAATTTTTGTAGAAATGTTAACAGGTGTTGAAGGAGATAAAGTTCGTTTTGACGAAGTCCTAATGATTGATGGGAAAATTGGTTCACCAACAATTAAAGGGGCTGCTGTAACGGGGGTTATTATGAAGCAAGGAAAACAAAAGAAAATTGTTGTCTTTCATTATAAACCAAAGAAAAATGTTCATAAAAAATATGGGCATCGTCAACCGTATACAAAAGTTAAAATTGAAGAAATTTCTTTAACAGGAGCTAGTGCAAGTAAAACAGCACCAGCAGCAAGTTCTGCCCCAGCAGCCCCAAAAGCTGCGCCGGCTGTTAAACCTGCTGCTGAGGTAAAACCGGTAGGGGAAAAAGTCGCAGAAGCTAAACCAGCAACTGTGTCAAAACCCGCAACCGCTAAACCAGCAGCGCCAAAAACAACAACTACAACAGCAAAACCAAAATCACCAAGTACGACAGCTGCCAAAACAACAGCTGCTAAAAAACCAGCAGAAGACAAAAACACAGATAAATAAAGATGATAAAGATTAATTTTATAAAAACTGAAAATAAAATTAAAAAAGTTGAAATTACCGGGCATGCCTTACAAGCCGAATCAGGAAAAGATCTTGTTTGTGCCGCTGTTACAGCAATTTCAACAGGAACTTTAAATGCAATTGATCAAATCAAAGAACATAGTTGTAATTTTACAATTGATGATGGGTTAATTGTCATTGAAGTATTAAATGATGATGATATCTTGCAGATAATCTTACAAACAATGTATTATCAATTGTTAACGATATATCAACAATATCAAACGTATATCCAACTAAAGGAGGTCGAACAATAATGATGAAATTTTTATTAGGATTGCAATTATTTGCTTCTAAAAAAGGAGTTGGGTCAACTAAAAATGGTCGTGACTCACATTCAAAACGTTTAGGAGCAAAAAGAGCAGATGGTCAAGCAATTCATGCTGGCTCAATTATTTACCGTCAACGTGGAACAAAAGTTCACCCAGGGGTAAATGTTGGACGTGGTGGAGATGACACATTATTTGCTTTAATTGATGGTGTTGTTAAATTTGAAAAATTTGGAAAAAATAAAACAAAAGCATCAGTATATCCAAAAAATTAAGATAATTATTTAAAAACAATAACTTTAAAAGTTATTGTTTTTGTTTTTTTTTCATTAAAAAATCAAAGGAAAAAATGAATTTCAAATTAGTAATATAGATAATAATAGTATTAATTCTTTATGGTATAGTTGTTTTTATTCAAATATTTATTATAATTATTATGACAAGATTAGAGGAGTAATTACGATAAATAGTTACAGAGAGTTAATGATTGCTGAAAAATTAACCTATTAATGTAATGAAGGTTGCTAATCTGATAATTTAATATCTTAAATTAAGATAATAAAATTTTTATTTTATTAAAATCAGGATGGTACCGTAGTTATGCAAATAATTGCTCCTATTATTTTTTAATAGGAGTTTTTTATTTAGAAAGGAAAAACATTAAAATGAAAAAAGAATTAGCTAAAAAATATGATCCCCAAAATGTTGAACAAGATAAATACCAAGGATGAGTTGAGAAAGGTTATTTCACCGCAAAAATAACAAAAGATAACCCATCTTTTAGTATTGTTATCCCACCTCCAAATGTAACAGGAAAATTACATTTAGGCCATGCGTGAGATACCAGTTTACAAGACTTAATTATTCGTTATAAAAAATTAAATGGTTATGATACCTTATATTTACCAGGAATGGATCATGCGGGAATTGCAACCCAAGCAAAAGTTGAAGAACGCTTAAGAACGACAAAAAATCAATTGCGCCATGATTTAGGTCGGGAAAAATTTATTGATCAAGTTTGAGAATGAAAAGAAGAATATGCGCAAATTATTCGTGACCAGTGAGCAAAATTAGGGTTAGCATTAGATTATTCAAAAGAACAATTTACCTTAAATGATAACCTATCGTCAGCAGTCCAAAAAGTTTTTATTGACCTTTACGAAAAAGGATTAATTTACCAAGGAAAAAGAATCATTTCATGAGATCCAAAACAAAAAACAGCGTTATCAAATATTGAAGTAATTTACCAAGAACAAGTTGGTAAAATGTATTATTTTAAATACTTTTTAGCGAATAGTACAACCGAATTTCTAACAATTGCCACAACTCGTCCCGAAACAATGTTTGCCGATCAATGTGTTGTTGTTAATTCAACCGATGAACGTTATCAACAATATTGGCATCAACAAGTTATTAATCCCGCCAATGGGGAATTAATCCCAGTTATTTGTGATGATTATGTTGAAAAAGATTTTGGAACGGGAGCAATGAAATGTACCCCCGCCCATGATGCAAATGATTTTGAAATTGGGAAACGTCATAATTTAGCGATGCCAATTTGTATGAATTTAGACGGTACATTAAATGAAATGGCGGGTAAATACCAAGGTCAAGATCGTTTTACGGCTCGTACTAATTTAGTTAATGATTTAACGGCCCAAGATTTAGTTGTTAAAATTGAAGACCATGTTCACCAAGTTGGTTTCTCTGAACGTAGTGGGGTTGTTGTTGAACCTTATTTATCAAAACAATGATTTGTTAAAATGGATTATTTTGCTGACAAAATTTTAAAATTCCAAAGTTCAAAAGATAAAATAAATTTCTTTCCACACCGTTTTGATAAAACATTACAAACATGAATGGAAAATATCCAAGACTGATGTATTTCTCGTCAATTATGATGAGGTCATCAAATCCCAGCGTGATATCATCGCGATGATGAAAGTAAAGTTTTTGTTGGAACAGAACCACCTAACGAAACTGATTGATATCAAGATGAAGATGTTTTAGATACTTGATTTTCTTCAGCGTTATGACCATTTACAACATTAGGATGAAACTGAAATGAAGAATTATTTAACCATTATTTCCCAACTAATGTTTTAGTTACCGGTTATGATATTATTTTCTTCTGAGTTTCACGAATGATGTTCCAATCATTAGAGTTCACTAATAATAAACCATTTAATGATGTTTTAATTCATGGTTTAATTCGTGATGAAAAAGGTCAAAAAATGAGTAAATCATTAGGGAACGGAATTGATCCAATGGATGTTATTAGTGAATATGGGGCTGATACTTTACGTTATTTTTTAGTAACGAATAGTGCCCCTGGTCAAGATTTACGTTATTCGGAAGAAAAAATTAAAGCTGCTTGAAACTTTTTAAATAAATTATGAAATGCGGCGCGATTTGTCGAAATGAATCGTCCAACAGATTTTAAACCATTCACTAACTATCAAAATGAAATTAAACCACTTATCGAACAACACCAAGAATCAATTATTGATTGTTGAATTTTATCAGAGTTGACTTTAACAGTTAAAGCGGTAAAAGCTAATATGGAAAAATATGAGTTTGTGCTAGTAGCAAAAGACTTATATGATTTTATTTGAAACAAATTTTGTTCATGATACATTGAGTTAGCAAAAGTTAATTTAGGAAGTGATAACCAAGAAGTTGTCAATGGAACACAGCAAACTTTATTCTTTGTTTTAAAACAAATTATTATTATGCTCCATCCGTTTGTTCCTTTTATTACTGAGGAAATTTATCAAACCCTAAATTTAAAACCATCAATTATGCTTGAAGAGTATCCGGCTTTTGCCTTTACTTATCAAACTAACTTCTTAAATGAAGTGGTAAAGATTACGGGTTTAATCCGGGAATTAAGAACGCAATATCAAATTCCAAAAACACAAGCCTTAAGTTTAATTATTAAAACAACTGGTGAACAAGAACAAGAATTAGCAACAGCTCTTGATAGTATTAATAAGTTTATTATTCGGTTAGTAAATAGTGATATTAGTAACGTTGTAACATCATTTGGAGAAAGTAAAGAATACATTGCGGTACCATTAGAACATTATACAGTTTATTTAAAAGCCGAAGGGGTTATTAATAATGAACTGGAAACATCAAAAAGAACGGAGGAATTAGCCCGTTTAGAAAAAGAAATTGCTCGTAGTAAAAGTATTTTAGAAAATGCTAATTTTTTAGCCAAAGCAAGTCCAGAAAAAATTAAAGTTGAACAAGATAAATATGATGACTATTTAAAACAATATGCTAATTTAACAGCGGAGCAAGAATAAGGATGAAAAAAACAGAAATTAATATTATTGGTGCTGGCTTAGCTGGGACGGAAGCCGCTTATCAATTAGCAAAGCGCGGTTATTTTGTTAATTTATATGAAGTAAAAACAAAACAAAAAAATCCTGTTCAAAAACAAGATACTTTTGCTGAGTTAGTTTGTTCAAATTCTTTACGCAGTAATAGCGTTACAACCGGGGTCGGATTATTAAAAGCCGAAATGGCGCAGTTAGATTCTTTAATAATTAAAAATGCTTTAGCTAACCAAGTACCAGCTGGTGATGCTTTAGCGGTTGACCGTGATCTCTTTTCTAATGCTATTACAACTTATTTACGTAATCATCCTAATATTAAAGTCATTGATGAAGAAGTTGATGCGATTGATTTAACAAAAATAACAATTGTGGCAACAGGACCATTAACAACCCCAAAAATGCAAACAGCCTTACAAGAGTTAATTGGGGCCAATTATTTTTATTTCTTTGATGCTGCGGCCCCAATTGTTACCAAAGATAGCATTGATTTATCAAAGGCTTATTTTAAATCTCGTTATGATAAGGGCGATAGTGCCGATTATCTTAATTGCCCAATGACCAAAGAACAATATGATCATTGAGTTAATGAACTTATTAACGCTGAAACTGTTGAACTTAAATCGTTTGAAAAAGAAATCTATTTTGAAGGTTGCATGCCAATCGAAGTAATGGCAAAGCGCAGTATTCAAGCGCCATTATTTGGGCCCTTAAAACCAGTGGGATTAGGGCAAAACAAGGATGAACGACCTTATGCCGTTGTTCAATTACGCCAAGATAATGCCGTGGGAACATTATATAATCTCGTTGGCTTTCAAACCAACCTCAAGTTTCCCGAACAAAAACGACTTATCCAATTAATTCCCGGATTAGAACAAGCAAATATTGTTCGTTATGGGGTGATTCATAAAAATAATTATATAAATACCCCGTTATTATTAAATGAGCGCTTACAGTTAAAAGAACATCCTAATGTCTTTTTTGCTGGACAAATTACTGGGGTGGAAGGGTATGTTGAATCTAGTGCTTGTGGAATTGTAACGGCCTTAAATGTTGTTAATTATTTGGAAAAGCAACCAGCTGTTATTTTTCCTAAAGAAACAATGCTAGGGGCTTTGATTAATTATATTCTGCATGCTGATCAAAATAACTTTCAACCAATGAAAGCTAATTTTGGGATTATTCCCCCGTTAATTGACCAAAAATTTACTTCAAAGTTAGAAAAATATCATGCTTATGTTAAAAGAGCCCAAGATATTTTAGCTGATTTTTTAGGAAGAAATAAAATTAATTAAGTTGAAAAAGCTCTTTTATTATTACTAAAAAAATAATAAAATGTATCCAGAAGCAAGGAGAAGAGAAAAATGAATTTAGAATTGAACGCCTTAATAAATGGCGAAATGATTAATAATAATGAATGACTTGAAATTATTTCCCCAATTGATTTAAAACCATGTGGAAGAGTACCAGCTTTAAAAGCGAACGAAATTAATCAAGCTTTTAGCGCTGCTCGTCAATCATTTGCAACATGAAAAAAAACAACTTTATTTGAAAGAATTAAACTACTAAAACATTGAAGCCAATTACTATTGGAACATAAAAATGAATTAGCAAAAATTATGGCTTATGAAGTTGGAAAGGGAATTAAAGATGCGGAAGTTGAAATTGAACGAAGCATTGAATATATTGACTATACAATTGAAGAAGCAAAACGTGTTCATCCAGAAACAATGACAGGAGATGGGTGAAATATTAAAAATAAATTAGGAATATTTTCCCGAATTCCAAAAGGAGTTATTCTAGCAATTTCACCGTTTAATTATCCAGTAAACTTAAGTATTTCTAAAATTGCTCCAAGTTTAGTAATGGGAAATACCGTTGTTTTTAAACCAGCAACAAATGGTAGTTTAACAGGGTTATTTTTAGCAAAATTATTTCATGAAGCAAAATTTCCAGCTGGCGTAATTAATGTTGTGACTGGTCGTGGTCGTGATATTGGGGATTTATTAATTACAAACCCCGAAATTGATTTAATTTCATTTACTGGTTCAGTTAATGTTGGAAATCAAATTAAACAAAAATGTAATGGAAAAGAATTAGTCTTAGAATTAGGGGGAAAAGATCCAGCCTTAGTTTTAGGGGATGCTAATTTAGCTAAAACAGTTAAAGAAATAATGGCCGGGGCCTTTTCATACTCAGGACAACGTTGTACCGCAATTAAACGAGTTTTAGTCGCAGAAGAAGTAGCTGATGATTTAGTTGCAATGTTAAAAACAGAAGTTGAAAAATTAACAGTTGGTTCACCGTTAGATAATGCAACAGTGATTCCAATTATTGATGATAAATCAGCTGATTTTGTTCAAGGGTTAATTGATGATGCTTTAGCCCATCAAGCAAAATTAGTAACAGGTAATACGCGCCAAGGAAATTTATTAGCTCCAACATTACTTGACCATGTTACAACAGCGATGAAATTAGCATGAGAAGAACCATTTGGCCCTGTTTTACCAGTTATTCGTTGTAAATCACTTGCTGAAATGGTTAAAATTGCTAATGATTCTAATTTTGCGTTACAAGCAAGTATTTTTACAAACAATTTAGATCATGCCTTTTTAATCGCTGAGCAATTAGAAACAGGAACAGTAAACATTAATAGTAAATCACAACGTGGCCCAGACTCATTCCCATTTTTAGGAATCAAAGATTCAGGGCAAGGGGTGCAAGGAATTCGCGAAACGATTAATTCAGTAACCCGCTTAAAAGGATTAGTAATTAATTACTAAATAGAAAAAAACTGATTTGTTATCAGTTTTTTTATTTTTAAGGAAAAAGCCTAAGATAATTTAGTTTTTTGCTAGATACTTTCTTTTTTAAATATTTATGATATATTATATTCATAAGTAGGTGAGAATATGGAACATAAAGATAGTAATATGACATTACGCGAAGAAAAAATTGAACAACGTTTAAATGAGCTAATGCAAACAGTTAGTGATATTAATTTAGATATTAGTGATTTACAAGAAAGAGCTAGTTTAAAAAATAGCGCTGTCAAAGATGATTATGATAGCATTTCAGAAGAAGTTCAGGCTGTGGAAACAGAAATTTCCGAACTTGAATATAAGTTTACAATTTCAGAAATTTCATTGTACTTAATATTCTTAAACTTAAAATTATCATTTAATATTTTAAAAAATAAACTAGAAGTAACGAATTATTTAATTAAACTATTTTACAATAATTAGTTTATTTTTTTTATGGCAAAAGAAAGTAGAGGTTACCATGATTAATTTAAAAACAACAAAATTATTATTTTCTGATAATACTGAGCATTTATTAAGTGAGTTTCAACAAGAAAAAGGATATATTATTTACTTTTTCCCAAAAGCAAATACTAGTGCTTGTACCTTAGAAACAGTTGAATATAATAAACTTTATGACCAATTCAAACAAGCCGGTTATAGTGTCATTGGGGTTAGTCGCGATGTTCCAAAAAAACAACAACAATTTAAATTATCAAATAATATTGAATTTCCTTTAGTATGTGATGTTGATTCACAATTATGTAATACTTTTAATGTTTTAAAAGAAAAGAAAATGTTTAATAATACTTTTATGGGAATTGAACGTAGTACTTTTATGCTTGATAATGAATTTAACATTCTACATGAATGACGAAATGTTAAAGCCGTTGAGCATATTAGTGATGTTTTAAAATTAATTTAGATCGACAATTATTAAAAATTTATCAATGGGAGTTTAAATGAAAATACTATCACAAAATGAATTAAAATTACGCTATGAAAATCTATGAAAAGCAGTTTTCATCTATTCTTTGCCAACAATTTTTGTTATGACAATTTCAGCATCTTATCCATTAATTGATAAGTTGATTTCATTGTCGTTTGTAACCCAAAATGTCCTTGATTATCAGCCGTATCTCGAATGATATAAAAATAATATTAGTGTTAATAATGGGATTTTATCCCCTCAAATTGCGAAAGAATTTGTTAATATTGCCACCCAAATATCTTCTCAAATTTATAACTTGTTATTTTCTTTTGCTGTTTTAACTGCTTTAGGAAGCTCTATTTCGTTTTCTTATCGTTATGGGCAAGTTAACCGCGAAGAGGCAAAAATTATCTCTGGTAATTCCGTAACAATTACCTTTCTTTTTTCGCTTTTTGCTGGACTTTTTGTTTTTACGTTAGTTTTTCCAAAATGAGATAATATCATTATTTTTATCCAATTATCAAAAAAAGGAGCTTGAATTATTCAAGATTTGACTTGACGTTATATTTGACCAATGTTAATTGCTAGTCCCTTAATGTTTATTAACTTTTTATTATTAACATTATTAGGAGCCGATGGGAAAGGGAAATGAGCTGCTTTAATTACGGTTTTATCAATTGTCACTAATGCTGTATTTGCCATTATTTTTGTTAAGGCCGGGAATTTATTATTAGAAGGGGCAATTTTAGGAACAATTGTTTCGTGAGGTATTTCAATCACAATTAGTATGATTATTATTTATAAAAGTCAGGATTCATACTTACGTTTTCGTTGACATGATCTTTATACTTTGAAAAAAAATAATCTTAAAAAAATCTTTCAGTTAGGTTTACCATCATTTTTAAATAACTTAGCAATTGTTTCTGTCGCAATTCTTTCAGCAACGATGATTGCGTATTTACCTGGCCAAGTAGAACAACGTAATCAGTATGGTTCTTCTATTTTACAGCTATATAATAGTGCGATAAGTCCCTGAATTATGCTATTTACTTCGGTTGCGTTAGGGATCAGTCAGGGTAGCAAATCTTTAATCAGTTATAGTTATGGAGCAAAGCAATATCATAAAATTTATCAAATTACCTGACGGAGCTTTATTTTAGTAACAGGATGATTAGTGATTGTCTTTTTTGTCTGTCTTTTGTTTGCTCCTAGTTTAATGCGAGTTTTTGCCTTTCCCCCGGAAAGTGTTAATGAAGTTCGTTGATGGGTTATTTTGATGACAATGAGCTTCCCTTTAGCAGGAATTTCTTTTACGGCAACAACGTTATTTCAAGGGATCAATAAAACAAGACTAGCAACAATTGTTTCATCATTACGTGCGATTATTGTTTTACCAATTCTAGTTATTATTGGCTATATCATTGCCCATGCTTTTGATGATGGAACAACTT is a genomic window of Spiroplasma syrphidicola EA-1 containing:
- the trmFO gene encoding methylenetetrahydrofolate--tRNA-(uracil(54)-C(5))-methyltransferase (FADH(2)-oxidizing) TrmFO, with translation MKKTEINIIGAGLAGTEAAYQLAKRGYFVNLYEVKTKQKNPVQKQDTFAELVCSNSLRSNSVTTGVGLLKAEMAQLDSLIIKNALANQVPAGDALAVDRDLFSNAITTYLRNHPNIKVIDEEVDAIDLTKITIVATGPLTTPKMQTALQELIGANYFYFFDAAAPIVTKDSIDLSKAYFKSRYDKGDSADYLNCPMTKEQYDHWVNELINAETVELKSFEKEIYFEGCMPIEVMAKRSIQAPLFGPLKPVGLGQNKDERPYAVVQLRQDNAVGTLYNLVGFQTNLKFPEQKRLIQLIPGLEQANIVRYGVIHKNNYINTPLLLNERLQLKEHPNVFFAGQITGVEGYVESSACGIVTALNVVNYLEKQPAVIFPKETMLGALINYILHADQNNFQPMKANFGIIPPLIDQKFTSKLEKYHAYVKRAQDILADFLGRNKIN
- a CDS encoding NADP-dependent glyceraldehyde-3-phosphate dehydrogenase; amino-acid sequence: MNLELNALINGEMINNNEWLEIISPIDLKPCGRVPALKANEINQAFSAARQSFATWKKTTLFERIKLLKHWSQLLLEHKNELAKIMAYEVGKGIKDAEVEIERSIEYIDYTIEEAKRVHPETMTGDGWNIKNKLGIFSRIPKGVILAISPFNYPVNLSISKIAPSLVMGNTVVFKPATNGSLTGLFLAKLFHEAKFPAGVINVVTGRGRDIGDLLITNPEIDLISFTGSVNVGNQIKQKCNGKELVLELGGKDPALVLGDANLAKTVKEIMAGAFSYSGQRCTAIKRVLVAEEVADDLVAMLKTEVEKLTVGSPLDNATVIPIIDDKSADFVQGLIDDALAHQAKLVTGNTRQGNLLAPTLLDHVTTAMKLAWEEPFGPVLPVIRCKSLAEMVKIANDSNFALQASIFTNNLDHAFLIAEQLETGTVNINSKSQRGPDSFPFLGIKDSGQGVQGIRETINSVTRLKGLVINY
- a CDS encoding peroxiredoxin is translated as MINLKTTKLLFSDNTEHLLSEFQQEKGYIIYFFPKANTSACTLETVEYNKLYDQFKQAGYSVIGVSRDVPKKQQQFKLSNNIEFPLVCDVDSQLCNTFNVLKEKKMFNNTFMGIERSTFMLDNEFNILHEWRNVKAVEHISDVLKLI
- a CDS encoding MATE family efflux transporter — its product is MKILSQNELKLRYENLWKAVFIYSLPTIFVMTISASYPLIDKLISLSFVTQNVLDYQPYLEWYKNNISVNNGILSPQIAKEFVNIATQISSQIYNLLFSFAVLTALGSSISFSYRYGQVNREEAKIISGNSVTITFLFSLFAGLFVFTLVFPKWDNIIIFIQLSKKGAWIIQDLTWRYIWPMLIASPLMFINFLLLTLLGADGKGKWAALITVLSIVTNAVFAIIFVKAGNLLLEGAILGTIVSWGISITISMIIIYKSQDSYLRFRWHDLYTLKKNNLKKIFQLGLPSFLNNLAIVSVAILSATMIAYLPGQVEQRNQYGSSILQLYNSAISPWIMLFTSVALGISQGSKSLISYSYGAKQYHKIYQITWRSFILVTGWLVIVFFVCLLFAPSLMRVFAFPPESVNEVRWWVILMTMSFPLAGISFTATTLFQGINKTRLATIVSSLRAIIVLPILVIIGYIIAHAFDDGTTYSNWYYFLVIGLNDLISGLIVGIILAVFLSKRKNSFLKKPTEKTEQPLI